In Pseudomonas abieticivorans, the genomic window CCTGACCTTCTCGCGTGCCGATACCTGGGCCTCGACCTGGGGCAATGGGCAAGTCGATGCCCCCCTGCGCGCGCTGCTCCACGTCAGCGGTATCGGCCTGCACGCCATTGGCGACTTGTTCCTGAGCAGTCTGGGTGCGGTGCACCTGCGACTGCGCCCGCTATTCACCCGCACGCCCTCCCTGCCACCTACCGTGGAAACGCCCCAGCCTTGAACTCTTTTACCCCCCGCGGCCTGCTCGCTGTCCTCACGTTTTTTGCTGCATGTCCCTGTGCGTTGGCCGATGCACCGGCCGATGACGCTGCAACCGTTCACTACAGCCGCACACTCAAGGCATTGGGCAAAAGCTACTCGATGACCCTCAAGGGCGTGGAGGCAACCGACAGCGTCAATTTCGACGTGCGCGCCGACGAACTGGTGACCGCTGCCCAGTTGACCCTGGATTACAGCTATTCCCAGGCCTTGCTGGCCGACCTGTCGCAAATCAACGTGCTGGTGAACGACCAGGTGGCCGCCACCCTGCCCTTGCCCAAGGCGCAGGCCGGCACCCCGCAGCGACAGGTCGTGCAGATCCCCGCGCAATTGATTACCGAGTTCAACCGCCTGAGCCTGCAGTTCATCGGCCACTACACGATGCAGTGCGAAGACCCGCTGCACTCCAGCCTCTGGGCACGCATCAGCAACGACAGCCTACTGGACCTGACACTCACGCCCATCGCCCAACCCAATGACTTGGCGAACTGGCCGCTGCCATTTTTTGATCGTCGCGATGCCCGGCCGCTGAACCTGCCGTTCGTGTTTGCCAGCGCACCGGACAACGCCACCCTGGAGGCTGCCGGCACCTTGTCGTCACGGTTTGGTGCACTGGCCAGTTACCGGGGCGCACGCTTTGGCGCGCAAATCGGGCAACTGCCTGCCAGTGGTAACGCGGTGATATTCGTCAGTGGGCGTGAGGCGCAGACCGTTGCCGGTCTCAGCCTGCCTGCCCCGCAGGGGCCTACGCTGAGCCTGCTCACTCACCCCGGCGACCCACTGGGCAAACTGTTGATCGTGGCCGGCCGCGATAGCGCCGAGCTCAAGGTTGCGGCCAGCGCGTTGGCTTTGGGTGGCAAGGGCTTATCGGGGCAAAGCGTGACCATTGGCAGTGTCGACGCGCTCAAACCGCGACGCCCCTACGACGCGCCCAACTGGTTACCCTCTGATCGTCCGGTACGCCTTGGCGAACTGGCCACGGCTGGCCAACTCAATGTGGCCGGCTACAACCCGGGGCAGATCACCGTGCCCCTGCGTCTGCCACCGGATCTGTTCAGCTGGCGCGAAAGTGGCGCACCGTTGAACCTCAAATACCGATACACCCCACAGCCGGTGGCCACCAACTCGTCCTTGCTGATCAGCTTCAATGACAGTTTCATCCAGTCGATCGCGCTCCCTTCGGTGGACAAGCTTGGCGCTGCGAACAGCGTGCTGGCCGCCTTGAAAAGCGATGACAGCCTGGCCCGCGAGTCGCATCTGCTGCTGCCGCTCAATGCGGTAGCGCTGCAATCGCGCCTGCAATTTCGCTTCATGTACGACTACATCAAGCAGGGCGATTGCCGCGACATCATCATCGACAACATGCGCGGGGTGATCGACCCGGACTCGACCCTGGACCTGAGCCATTACGAACACTTCATGGCCATGCCCAACCTTGGGGTATTCAAGGACAGTGGCTTCCCGTTCACGCGCCTGGCCGACCTGTCGGAAACCGCCGTGGTGCTACCCGAGCACCCCAGCCCCGCTGAGCTTGGCGCCTACCTCACGGTGTTGGGGCGTTTCGGCGAGTCCACCGGCTACCCCGCCACGGGTGTCAGCGTCGTGCAAGCCGACCCACTGGCACGCCTGCGCGACAAAGACTTGTTGGTTCTGGCCACTGCCGTTGACCAACCGTTGCTGGAACAGTGGCAGCGGTTCATGCCAGTGGCACTTGCGGGTGAGGAGCGCTATTTCGAACTGTCGGACCTGCCCCTGCGCGTACGCGACTGGTTGAGCCCAGACCCCAAGGCCAACCTGCGCGAAGCCCGCGACAGCCTGCGTTACACGGCTGCAGATGAGGGCGCCTACCTCGCAGGCTTTCAGTCGCCCTTGCAGCGCGGGCGCAGCGTGGTGCTGATGATCGCTGCCCGCCCCCAAGGCCTGGGCGAGGTGACCGACGCGCTCATGGACAACGGTGAAGACGCCCATCCCTTGCAAGGCAGTCTGGTGGTGATCAAGGGCAAGCTCGTTGAGTCACTGGTGGCTGAGCAGGACTATTACATCGGCAGCCTGGGCCCTTGGCGTTGGCTGCAATGGCACCTGTCGCAAAACGTCTGGCTGATGCTCCTGGCCACCACCAGCGCGGTAGGCTTGCTGGCCGCTATCGCTTACCTGGCTTTGCGAGCGCAGGCCAAGCGGCGCCTGGGCGAATGAGCGCCGGCGTACGAGGGATAATCGGCGGCCTGGCCCTGGCCCTGCTGCCATTGGCCCAGGCTGCCGCTGCCTGCCCGGTGCCCGCCTGGCCACTCTGGCAACGCTATGCCAGCCAGTTCGTGCAAGCCGATGGCAGGGTGCTGGAGTCGGCCATGGCGGCGGACCAGAGCACCTCCGAAGGCCAGGCCTATGCCATGCTGTTTGCCCTGGTGGGCAACGATCAACCACGTTTCGACGCCCTGTGGCGCTGGACGACCGCAAACCTGGCCGGCGGCGACATTGCCATGCACCTGCCGGGCTGGTTGTGGGGACGCGGCAACGATGGCCAATGGCAAATCCAGGATGCCCACTCGGCCAGCGATGCCGACCTGTGGTTCGCCTACGCCTTGCTGGAAGCCGCACGCGTATGGCATCAGCCTGGCTACCGCGACGATGCCCGCAAGCTGCTGGC contains:
- the bcsB gene encoding cellulose biosynthesis cyclic di-GMP-binding regulatory protein BcsB yields the protein MADAPADDAATVHYSRTLKALGKSYSMTLKGVEATDSVNFDVRADELVTAAQLTLDYSYSQALLADLSQINVLVNDQVAATLPLPKAQAGTPQRQVVQIPAQLITEFNRLSLQFIGHYTMQCEDPLHSSLWARISNDSLLDLTLTPIAQPNDLANWPLPFFDRRDARPLNLPFVFASAPDNATLEAAGTLSSRFGALASYRGARFGAQIGQLPASGNAVIFVSGREAQTVAGLSLPAPQGPTLSLLTHPGDPLGKLLIVAGRDSAELKVAASALALGGKGLSGQSVTIGSVDALKPRRPYDAPNWLPSDRPVRLGELATAGQLNVAGYNPGQITVPLRLPPDLFSWRESGAPLNLKYRYTPQPVATNSSLLISFNDSFIQSIALPSVDKLGAANSVLAALKSDDSLARESHLLLPLNAVALQSRLQFRFMYDYIKQGDCRDIIIDNMRGVIDPDSTLDLSHYEHFMAMPNLGVFKDSGFPFTRLADLSETAVVLPEHPSPAELGAYLTVLGRFGESTGYPATGVSVVQADPLARLRDKDLLVLATAVDQPLLEQWQRFMPVALAGEERYFELSDLPLRVRDWLSPDPKANLREARDSLRYTAADEGAYLAGFQSPLQRGRSVVLMIAARPQGLGEVTDALMDNGEDAHPLQGSLVVIKGKLVESLVAEQDYYIGSLGPWRWLQWHLSQNVWLMLLATTSAVGLLAAIAYLALRAQAKRRLGE